A window from Drosophila kikkawai strain 14028-0561.14 chromosome 2L, DkikHiC1v2, whole genome shotgun sequence encodes these proteins:
- the LOC108081369 gene encoding uncharacterized protein has translation MKDCSCQRQSNHEIGYNMGNVMDRKVSCAEARVTGAATSPTTPTPLAHKEPEKLVAKSSEEEPTPQPQMASNLTFHLYSYRQQMGCKKHQVMKWATSKLMLTEELLKLHRQTTSKSWTDFELTDDEEDFEDVENHVPARDNNDNDDLLAQELCNLKNYRLTLRGTILEVAQEKMKRREKKKLKRLKRRTLISSKKPSNKDKPKLWQYPRPSMPLLDDEEEEHREQDAQPEVIVID, from the coding sequence ATGAAGGATTGCAGCTGTCAGAGGCAATCGAACCACGAGATCGGCTACAACATGGGTAATGTCATGGATCGCAAGGTGTCCTGTGCGGAGGCACGAGTCACTGGTGCCGCAACGTCACCGACTACCCCTACTCCGCTGGCTCACAAGGAGCCGGAAAAACTGGTGGCAAAAAGCTCGGAGGAGGAACCAACGCCACAGCCACAGATGGCCTCAAACTTGACGTTTCACCTGTACTCCTATCGCCAGCAAATGGGCTGCAAGAAGCACCAGGTGATGAAGTGGGCCACCTCGAAGCTGATGCTCACCGAGGAGCTGCTCAAGCTCCACAGACAGACAACGTCCAAGTCCTGGACAGATTTCGAGCTAACAGACGACGAGGAGGACTTTGAGGATGTGGAGAACCATGTTCCGGCACGGGATAACAACGACAATGATGATCTTCTAGCCCAGGAGCTTTGCAATTTGAAGAACTATCGCTTAACACTTAGGGGCACCATACTGGAGGTGGCCCAGGAGAAGATGAAGAGGCGCGAAAAGAAGAAGCTGAAGCGTTTGAAACGCCGCACTCTGATCTCCTCCAAGAAGCCCAGCAACAAGGACAAGCCCAAGCTCTGGCAATACCCGAGGCCATCGATGCCACTGCtggacgacgaggaggaggagcatcgGGAGCAGGACGCTCAGCCGGAGGTCATTGTCATCGACTAA
- the LOC108081370 gene encoding uncharacterized protein translates to MDQAANSKKLLMFRTPNEEAQHNQIFIFNSPIDYKDQQLIVYQKPGMLNGEEPGPGPGYGYCVVYKRDHYVINNPPNFQSPTKRSFLNECIRQLYLMNGMCHKMYWCSTSAMALSTPTEVWHQVNSCLQPERLSAKTESLKRVKRQLFREERGDRKNPRPLKGKMWGTQVFYFKSMREKLGRRHVRRGYLKFARQTALQAMICENLQREMICTPAVCRTVISAAEGIFNVNAGVIGDICSYHDNAARHQPAVEGRLTAGEARLRNNQACRLTQRAKRLEAMFIHEQVRRAVQNHQLILEESVRSIFYAKELFRLIEDHEEFVYTDNKILGKS, encoded by the coding sequence ATGGACCAAGCTGCTAATTCCAAGAAGCTGCTGATGTTCCGCACTCCCAACGAGGAGGCGCAGCACAACCAGATCTTCATCTTCAACTCGCCGATTGACTACAAGGACCAGCAGCTGATTGTCTACCAGAAGCCGGGAATGCTGAACGGAGAAGAGCCAGGACCTGGACCGGGATACGGCTACTGTGTGGTGTACAAGCGGGATCACTACGTGATCAATAATCCCCCCAACTTCCAGAGTCCCACGAAGCGAAGCTTCCTCAACGAGTGCATCCGGCAGCTGTATTTGATGAACGGCATGTGTCACAAGATGTACTGGTGCAGCACCAGTGCCATGGCCCTGAGCACACCCACCGAGGTGTGGCACCAGGTCAACAGCTGCCTTCAGCCAGAGCGATTGTCAGCCAAGACAGAGAGCCTAAAGCGCGTTAAGCGACAGCTGTTCCGCGAGGAACGAGGAGATCGCAAGAATCCCCGACCCCTGAAGGGCAAGATGTGGGGAACCCAGGTCTTCTACTTCAAATCGATGCGTGAGAAGCTGGGCAGGCGACATGTACGGCGGGGCTACCTCAAATTCGCCCGTCAAACGGCGCTGCAGGCTATGATTTGTGAAAATCTGCAACGCGAGATGATCTGCACGCCGGCGGTCTGCCGGACCGTGATCAGTGCCGCCGAGGGCATCTTCAATGTGAATGCCGGGGTCATCGGTGACATCTGCAGCTACCACGACAATGCAGCCCGCCACCAGCCCGCCGTGGAGGGTCGCCTTACGGCTGGCGAGGCTCGTCTAAGGAACAACCAGGCCTGTCGGCTGACCCAGCGAGCCAAGCGGCTGGAGGCCATGTTCATACACGAACAGGTGCGCAGGGCAGTCCAGAACCATCAGCTCATCCTGGAGGAGTCCGTGCGTTCCATCTTCTATGCCAAAGAGCTCTTTCGGCTTATTGAGGATCACGAGGAGTTTGTCTACACGGACAACAAGATTCTGGGCAAGAGCTGA
- the Oscillin gene encoding glucosamine-6-phosphate isomerase isoform X2: MRLVILETSDSVGKWAAKYVMKRINDFKPSADKYFVLGLPTGSTPLGMYKELIEFYKQGKVSFQYVKTFNMDEYVGLPRDHHESYHYFMWHNFFKHIDIDPKNVHILDGNASDLVAECNKFEDQIREAGGVELFIGGIGPDGHIAFNEPGSSLVSRTRVKTLAQDTLEANARFFDNDMSKVPKQALTVGVGTVMDSKEVMILITGAHKAFALYKAIEEGVNHMWTVSAFQQHANTLMICDEDATLELRVKTVKYFKSLMDVHSKLIEQQQPT; this comes from the exons ATGAGGTTGGTGATATTGGAGACAAGCGATTCGGTGGGCAAATGGGCCGCCAAATATGTGATGAAACGGATTAATGACTTCAAGCCAAGCGCCGATAA ATACTTTGTTTTGGGCCTGCCTACGGGATCCACTCCGCTGGGAATGTACAAAGAACTGATTGAGTTTTACAAACAGGGAAAAGTCTCCTTTCAGTATGTGAAAACCTTCAACATGGATGAATATGTGG GCCTGCCCAGGGATCACCACGAGAGCTATCACTACTTCATGTGGCACAACTTCTTCAAGCACATCGATATCGATCCCAAAAACGTGCACATTTTGGATGGCAATGCCTCCGATTTGGTGGCCGAGTGCAATAAGTTCGAGGATCAGATCCGGGAGGCTGGAGGCGTGGAGCTCTTCATCGGCGGCATTGGACCCGACGGACATATTGCCTTCAACGAGCCCGGTTCCTCATTGGTCTCCAGGACCCGTGTGAAGACCCTGGCGCAAGATACATTGGAGGCAAATGCCCGGTTCTTTGACAACGATATGAGCAAGGTGCCCAAGCAGGCGCTCACCGTGGGCGTAGGCACCGTGATGGACTCCAAGGAAGTGATGATTCTCATTACTGGAGCCCACAAGGCGTTCGCCCTGTACAAGGCCATTGAGGAGGGTGTGAATCATATGTGGACAGTGAGTGCCTTCCAGCAGCATGCCAATACCCTGATGATCTGCGATGAGGACGCCACCTTGGAGCTGAGAGTAAAGACGGTGAAGTACTTCAAG AGCCTGATGGACGTTCACTCCAAGCTGATAGAACAACAGCAACCCACGTAA
- the Oscillin gene encoding glucosamine-6-phosphate isomerase isoform X1 yields the protein MRLVILETSDSVGKWAAKYVMKRINDFKPSADKYFVLGLPTGSTPLGMYKELIEFYKQGKVSFQYVKTFNMDEYVGLPRDHHESYHYFMWHNFFKHIDIDPKNVHILDGNASDLVAECNKFEDQIREAGGVELFIGGIGPDGHIAFNEPGSSLVSRTRVKTLAQDTLEANARFFDNDMSKVPKQALTVGVGTVMDSKEVMILITGAHKAFALYKAIEEGVNHMWTVSAFQQHANTLMICDEDATLELRVKTVKYFKGILRDLDEGSQPEGYIN from the exons ATGAGGTTGGTGATATTGGAGACAAGCGATTCGGTGGGCAAATGGGCCGCCAAATATGTGATGAAACGGATTAATGACTTCAAGCCAAGCGCCGATAA ATACTTTGTTTTGGGCCTGCCTACGGGATCCACTCCGCTGGGAATGTACAAAGAACTGATTGAGTTTTACAAACAGGGAAAAGTCTCCTTTCAGTATGTGAAAACCTTCAACATGGATGAATATGTGG GCCTGCCCAGGGATCACCACGAGAGCTATCACTACTTCATGTGGCACAACTTCTTCAAGCACATCGATATCGATCCCAAAAACGTGCACATTTTGGATGGCAATGCCTCCGATTTGGTGGCCGAGTGCAATAAGTTCGAGGATCAGATCCGGGAGGCTGGAGGCGTGGAGCTCTTCATCGGCGGCATTGGACCCGACGGACATATTGCCTTCAACGAGCCCGGTTCCTCATTGGTCTCCAGGACCCGTGTGAAGACCCTGGCGCAAGATACATTGGAGGCAAATGCCCGGTTCTTTGACAACGATATGAGCAAGGTGCCCAAGCAGGCGCTCACCGTGGGCGTAGGCACCGTGATGGACTCCAAGGAAGTGATGATTCTCATTACTGGAGCCCACAAGGCGTTCGCCCTGTACAAGGCCATTGAGGAGGGTGTGAATCATATGTGGACAGTGAGTGCCTTCCAGCAGCATGCCAATACCCTGATGATCTGCGATGAGGACGCCACCTTGGAGCTGAGAGTAAAGACGGTGAAGTACTTCAAG GGCATCCTCAGGGATCTAGACGAAGGCTCCCAGCCAGAGGGCTACATAAACTGA
- the Lam gene encoding lamin Dm0, giving the protein MSSKSRRAGTATPQPGSTSTPRAPSAGPQQHHQQPPPPSSSQQASSPLSPTRHSRVAEKVELQNLNDRLATYIDRVRNLETENSRLSIEVQTTRDTVTRETTNIKNIYEGELEETRRLLDDTARDRARAEIDIKRLWEENEELKAKLDKKTKECTTAEGNARMYESRASELGNKYTQACADRKKATDDLNDALRELEKLRKQFEDTRKNLEQETLSRVDLENTIQSLREELSFKDQIHTQEINESRRIRQTEYSEIDGRLSSEYDAKLKQSLQELRAQYEEQMRINRDDIESLYEDKIRRMQEAAARTNNTTHKSIEELRSTRVRIDGLNAKINDLEQTNAMLNARIRELEQQLDNDRERHGQEVALLEKELIRLRDEMALQLQEYQDLMDIKVSLDLEIAAYDKLLVGEEARLNITPANTATVQSFSQSLRGSTRATPSRRTPSGAVKRKRGVVDETEDRSFSDFYVSATAKGNVEIKEIDPEGKFVKLYNKGAEEVAIGGWQLQRLINEGGPSTTYKFHRSVKIDSNGVVTVWSADTKASHEPPSSIVMKSQKWISADNTRTILLNADGETVANLDRIKRVVSTHTSSSRLSRRRSISAVDGNEQLYHQQGDPAGQTGEKCAIM; this is encoded by the exons ATGTCGAGCAAATCCCGACGTGCTGGCACCGCCACGCCGCAGCCCGGCAGTACCTCGACCCCGCGGGCGCCATCGGCGGGAccccagcagcaccaccagcaaccgccgccgccgtcgtcgtcgcaACAGGCCTCCAGCCCGCTGAGCCCCACGCGCCACTCGCGCGTCGCCGAGAAGGTGGAGCTCCAGAACCTGAACGACCGCCTGGCCACCTACATTGACCGCGTGCGCAACTTGGAGACGGAGAACTCCCGGCTGAGCATCGAGGTCCAGACGACCAGGGACACTGTTACTCGGGAGACCACCAACATCAAGAACATCTACGAGGGCGAGCTGGAAGAGACGCGTCGCCTGCTGGACGACACAGCCCGGGATAGGGCACGCGCCGAGATCGACATCAAGCGTCTGTGGGAGGAGAACGAGGAGCTGAAGGCCAAGCTGGACAAGAAGACGAAGGAGTGCACCACCGCCGAGG GCAATGCCCGCATGTACGAGTCGCGTGCCAGTGAGCTGGGCAACAAATACACCCAGGCGTGCGCTGATAGGAAGAAGGCCACCGACGATCTGAACGATGCTCTGAGGGAGCTGGAGAAGCTGCGCAAACAGTTTGAGGATACACGCAAGAACCTGGAGCAGGAGACGCTGTCCCGCGTTGACCTGGAGAACACAATCCAGAGCCTGCGCGAAGAGCTGTCCTTCAAGGACCAGATCCATACGCAGGAGATCAACGAGTCGCGTCGCATCCGCCAAACCGAGTACAGCGAGATCGATGGCCGCCTTAGCTCCGAGTATGATGCCAAGCTGAAGCAGTCGCTGCAGGAGCTGCGCGCCCAGTACGAGGAGCAGATGCGCATCAATCGCGATGACATCGAGAGTCTGTATGAGGACAAGATCCGTCGCATGCAGGAGGCCGCTGCCCGCACCAACAACACCACGCACAAGTCAATTGAGGAGCTCCGCAGCACTCGTGTTCGCATTGATGGTCTCAATGCCAAGATCAACGACTTGGAGCAGACCAACGCCATGCTTAATGCCCGCATACGcgagctggagcagcagctggacaACGATCGCGAGCGCCATGGCCAGGAGGTGGCCCTGCTCGAGAAGGAGCTCATTCGCCTGCGTGACGAGATGGCGCTGCAACTGCAAGAGTACCAGGACCTCATGGACATCAAG GTCTCTCTGGATTTGGAAATTGCGGCCTACGACAAGCTGCTGGTCGGTGAGGAGGCTCGCCTGAACATCACTCCGGCAAACACTGCCACCGTGCAGTCTTTCAGCCAGTCGCTACGCGGCAGCACCCGTGCCACGCCCTCGCGCCGCACTCCCTCCGGTGCCGTGAAGCGCAAGCGTGGCGTTGTTGATGAGACCGAGGATCGCAGCTTCTCCGACTTTTACGTCTCGGCCACTGCCAAGGGCAACGTGGAGATCAAGGAGATCGATCCCGAGGGCAAGTTCGTGAAGCTCTACAACAAGGGAGCCGAAGAGGTGGCCATCGGCGGCTGGCAGTTGCAGCGTCTGATCAACGAGGGTGGTCCGTCGACCACCTACAAGTTCCATCGCTCGGTGAAGATCGATTCGAATGGCGTGGTGACCGTGTGGTCGGCCGACACAAAGGCCTCGCACGAACCGCCGTCGAGCATCGTGATGAAGTCCCAGAAATGGATATCGGCTGACAACACTAGGACAATCCTGCTGAATGCCGATGGCGAGACTGTGGCCAATCTGGATCGCATCAAGAGAGTGGTGTCCACGCACACCTCCTCCTCCCGTCTGAGTCGCCGGCGCAGCATCAGTGCCGTGGATGGCAACGAGCAGCTCTACCACCAGCAGGGCGATCCGGCAGGGCAGACCGGCGAAAAGTGCGCCATTATGTAA
- the Hel25E gene encoding ATP-dependent RNA helicase WM6 gives MADNDDLLDYEDEEQTETTAVETQEAPKKDVKGTYVSIHSSGFRDFLLKPEILRAIVDCGFEHPSEVQHECIPQAVLGMDILCQAKSGMGKTAVFVLATLQQLEPSDNNTCHVLVMCHTRELAFQISKEYERFSKYMPTVKVAVFFGGLAIQKDEETLKSGTPHIVVGTPGRILALIRNKKLNLKHLKHFVLDECDKMLEQLDMRRDVQEIFRSTPHGKQVMMFSATLSKDIRPVCKKFMQDPMEVYVDDEAKLTLHGLQQHYVNLKENEKNKKLFELLDVLEFNQVVIFVKSVQRCTALAQLLTEQNFPAIGIHRGMNQEERLNRYQQFKDFQKRILVATNLFGRGMDIERVNIVFNYDMPEDSDTYLHRVARAGRFGTKGLAITFVSDENDAKILNEVQDRFDVNISELPAEIDLSTYIEGR, from the exons ATGGCCGACAACGACGATCTTCTCGACTACGAGGATGAGGAGCAGACCGAGACCACGGCTGTGGAGACTCAGGAGGCACCCAAGAAGGACGTCAAGGGTACCTATGTATCCATTCACAGTTCCGGCTTCCGTGACTTCCTGCTCAAGCCGGAGATCCTCCGTGCTATTGTTGACTGCGGCTTCGAGCATCCCTCGGAGG TTCAGCACGAATGCATTCCGCAGGCCGTCTTGGGCATGGACATCCTCTGTCAGGCCAAGTCCGGTATGGGCAAGACGGCTGTCTTCGTGCTGGCCACACTCCAGCAGCTGGAGCCGTCGGACAACAACACCTGCCATGTTCTGGTCATGTGCCACACCCGTGAGCTGGCCTTCCAGATCAGCAAGGAGTATGAGCGCTTCTCCAAGTACATGCCAACAGTTAAG gttGCCGTGTTCTTTGGCGGTCTTGCCATTCAAAAGGACGAGGAAACCCTCAAGAGCGGCACTCCGCACATTGTGGTGGGCACTCCCGGACGTATTCTAGCCCTGATTCGCAACAAAAAACTCAATCTGAAGCACTTGAAGCACTTTGTTCTTGACGAATGCGACAAGATGTTGGAGCAGCTGG ATATGCGTCGTGACGTTCAAGAGATTTTCCGTAGCACACCTCACGGAAAGCAAGTGATGATGTTCTCTGCCACATTGAGCAAGGACATTCGTCCCGTTTGCAAAAAGTTTATGCAAGAT CCCATGGAGGTCTACGTGGACGATGAGGCCAAGCTGACGCTGCACGGACTGCAGCAGCACTACGTTAATCTGAAGGAGAATGAGAAAAACAAGAAGCTCTTCGAACTGCTCGATGTGCTTGAGTTCAATCAG GTGGTAATCTTTGTCAAGTCGGTTCAACGCTGCACAGCCTTGGCCCAGCTGCTGACGGAACAGAATTTCCCTGCCATTGGCATCCATCGCGGCATGAATCAGGAGGAGCGTTTGAACCGCTATCAGCAGTTCAAGGACTTCCAGAAGCGCATTTTGGTGGCCACCAACCTCTTTGGTCGCGGCATGGACATTGAGCGCGTGAACATTGTCTTCAACTATGATATGCCCGAGGACTCGGACACCTACTTGCATCGCGTGGCCCGTGCTGGACGCTTCGGCACCAAGGGTTTGGCCATCACCTTTGTTTCGGACGAGAACGATGCCAAGATACTCAACGAAGTACAGGATCGATTCGATGTGAACATTAGCGAGCTGCCGGCTGAGATTGATCTGTCCACATACA TTGAGGGACGCTAG
- the LOC108081388 gene encoding glycoprotein endo-alpha-1,2-mannosidase → MLLKKYVKTRRKVKILLLFAIIGLLVITIIVLGSTGRNAAIELLLDERFIARAYRPGGGEQTPEKPAVVAAAVSLLQPQRDRGGVIVPEKYDEQKIKARIIQSKMDLMKQQQQRDHEAEQASRTTLDVVTTAVHIFYTAPVPWYKSKKPPPPPAEHPNDVPLTTPRPVRILNTAFYPALGLYKPSNSLLAQHFENIRSCGVGVLILSFTGGKATEAALIHQILELAPQHNLSVTFELSAAGNQSVEFVRQQLQEIASYASLPGFYRVWSQSRGVALPVLYVSNAYKLSDSLGRLLCRTPSLVEPDGLRRILDAFFIGHIRLKSHADVLRRLCFDGFYSKLPSNGAVFASTWKNWSYLKSFALSYKMLFVPTVGPGFAERNKFPRHGDIQRHRSNGRYYGVAWRTAILNHVGFINIASYNNWPDGSQIEEVMPRAGFLDYNPGSRTKYLDLTAHWVGNFLKTRQEAAAAAAPASPQNCYELLNGTIC, encoded by the exons ATGCTGCTCAAAAAATATGTGAAAACGCGACGTAAGGTCAAGATTCTGCTCCTGTTTGCCATCATCGGCTTGCTGGTCATCACCATCATAGTGCTTGGCTCCACTGGACGCAATGCGGCCATCGAATTGCTGCTGGACGAGCGATTCATTGCCCGTGCCTACAGGCCCGGTGGGGGGGAACAGACGCCGGAGAAGCCAGCAGTGGTGGCGGCGGCCGTGTCCCTACTTCAGCCGCAAAGGGACCGCGGAGGAGTGATTGTGCCCGAGAAGTATGATGAGCAGAAGATCAAGGCGCGCATCATCCAGAGCAAGATGGATCTgatgaagcagcagcagcaaagggaCCATGAGGCAGAGCAAGCG TCAAGGACCACCTTGGATGTGGTGACCACAGCTGTGCACATTTTCTACACTGCCCCCGTGCCCTGGTACAAGTCCAAGAAGCCACCTCCGCCGCCTGCCGAGCACCCGAACGATGTGCCCCTTACCACGCCGCGACCAGTCAGAATCCTCAACACAGCCTTCTATCCAGCTCTGGGTCTGTACAAGCCCAGTAACTCCCTGCTGGCCCAGCACTTTGAGAACATACGAAGCTGTGGCGTGGGAGTGCTCATCCTTAGCTTCACAGGCGGCAAGGCAACTGAGGCGGCGCTAATACATCAGATACTGGAACTGGCGCCGCAGCACAATCTCAGCGTGACCTTCGAACTGAGTGCTGCAGGCAACCAGAGCGTGGAGTTTGTGCGTCAACAGCTGCAGGAGATTGCCTCGTATGCTAGTCTTCCCGGCTTCTACAGGGTGTGGAGTCAGTCGAGAGGTGTCGCCCTGCCAGTGCTCTATGTGAGCAATGCCTACAAATTGAGTGATAGCCTGGGCAGGCTGCTGTGCCGAACGCCTTCGCTGGTGGAGCCAGACGGATTGCGAAGGATTCTGGATGCCTTCTTCATTGGACACATAAG ACTCAAGAGTCATGCAGATGTCCTGCGTCGGTTGTGTTTCGATGGCTTCTACAGTAAGCTGCCCAGCAATGGCGCTGTCTTTGCCAGCACCTGGAAGAACTGGTCTTATCTGAAGTCGTTTGCTTTATCCTACAAGATGCTATTTGTGCCGACAGTGGGTCCAGGATTTGCGGAGAGAAACAAGTTTCCGCGACATGGCGACATACAGAGGCATCGCAGCAATGGAAGG TACTATGGAGTAGCTTGGCGAACGGCCATCCTGAACCATGTGGGCTTCATAAACATTGCCAGCTACAACAACTGGCCCGATGGCAGTCAAATCGAGGAGGTTATGCCGCGTGCCGGTTTCCTGGACTATAATCCCGGCTCCCGAACCAAGTATCTCGATCTCACGGCCCACTGGGTGGGTAATTTTCTGAAGACGCGCcaggaggcggcggcagccGCTGCACCGGCCTCGCCCCAGAACTGCTACGAGCTGCTGAATGGGACTATATGCTAG
- the tomb gene encoding uncharacterized protein tomb, producing MSQTPKRASAKGKGRAQPTAKGCCCKRSQCIKNYCDCYQSMMVCTQFCRCVGCRNTEERMAVEPRTPSRNSNAVKRDRAAAMSAKAAAAAAKEGINIPVPPASSNSIPITIMPAQQPAAIAPINIIRMAPDAFNVVLQQVSPQLPIIGMKTIEVPAAPDIAKDLPVAEVKPTVIEPPNTNFYETHNLFDPQINAAHLVCSLIQGSDAEQLGLEHDQVGRLTIIEFENCYKEISQKMYKL from the exons ATGTCTCAAACCCCGAAGAGAGCCTCTGCCAAGGGCAAGGGCCGCGCCCAACCGACAGCCAAAGGATGCTGCTGCAAGCGTTCGCAGTGCATCAAAAACTACTGCGATTGCTATCAGTCTATGATGGTTTGCACACAGTTCTGTCGCTGCGTCG GCTGCCGGAACACCGAGGAGCGAATGGCCGTGGAGCCGCGCACCCCGTCCAGGAACTCCAATGCCGTGAAGAGGGATCGAGCGGCTGCCATGAGTGCcaaggcagcggcagcggctgccAAGGAGGGCATCAATATACCAGTGCCGCCGGCTTCCAGCAATTCCATACCCATTACCATTATGCCGGCCCAGCAACCGGCGGCCATTGCACCTATAAATATAATTCGCATGGCTCCGGATGCCTTCAATGTGGTACTTCAACAGGTGTCACCCCAGTTACCCATAATAGGGATGAAAACCATTGAGGTTCCAGCTGCTCCGGATATTGCCAAGGATCTGCCGGTTGCTGAAGTGAAACCAACGGTAATCGAGCCGCCGAACACAAATTTCTATGAAACCCACAACCTCTTTGATCCGCAAATCAATGCTGCACACCTGGTATGCTCCCTCATTCAGGGTTCTGATGCCGAGCAGCTGGGTTTAGAACATGACCAGGTGGGCCGTCTGACCATCATAGAATTTGAGAACTGCTACAAGGAGATCtctcaaaaaatgtataaattgtaa